The Drosophila nasuta strain 15112-1781.00 chromosome 2L, ASM2355853v1, whole genome shotgun sequence genome window below encodes:
- the LOC132795015 gene encoding dynein axonemal light chain 1 gives MSKPTTIKDALARWEDRNKQEAVSAADIGLQFQYPPIEKMDATLSTLVECQKLSLSSNMIEKISGISGMKNLRILSLARNYLKNLNGIESLAETLEELWVSYNNIEKIKPIESMKALKVLYISQNVIKDWAEFMRMGVPPGLGEITFCGNPLYENMDPANFLAETMKRLPNLKKLDGEPIIR, from the coding sequence ATGTCTAAGCCGACAACTATTAAGGATGCGTTGGCACGTTGGGAGGATCGCAACAAGCAAGAAGCTGTCTCGGCTGCCGATATAGGATTGCAATTTCAGTATCCGCCCATTGAGAAAATGGATGCTACGCTAAGCACGTTGGTTGAGTGCCAGAAGTTGAGTCTATCGTCGAATATGATTGAGAAGATTAGCGGCATTTCGGGTATGAAGAATCTGCGTATCTTGAGTCTGGCACGCAACTATCTCAAGAATTTGAATGGCATCGAGTCGTTGGCCGAAACACTGGAGGAATTGTGGGTCAGCTACAATAACATTGAGAAGATCAAACCGATTGAGTCGATGAAGGCGCTCAAAGTGCTCTACATCTCGCAGAATGTGATCAAAGATTGGGCCGAATTTATGCGCATGGGAGTTCCGCCGGGTCTCGGCGAGATCACGTTCTGCGGCAATCCGTTGTACGAAAATAtggatcctgccaactttctGGCTGAGACCATGAAACGTTTGCCCAATCTTAAGAAACTGGATGGCGAGCCAATAATTCGTTAG